From the Rhizomicrobium palustre genome, the window AGCGCGGTGCGAAGGGCCCCAAACAGGCCTTTGGAATATTGTATTTTGTGATTATTTTCAAAGGCTTAAGATAATTTTCTGGTATTTGTTTTGCAATTTTCGCGCGCCGCGTCCGCCTGTTCCCGCATAGCATATAAATTTGCTTTTCTATTTCGTCCCTTGTGCCTTGCCGCTTGGGGGCGGGGTCCCTACATTGAGTCTTGGACAGGTACTGCCTCGCGCGTCAGGATAGCGACACCCAGGGGCCTTAATGTTACTCACCGGGAGCTGTCCCTGACCGAGGCCGTGGCCTCGGACATATGGCGCCCACCTGCACTGCAGGCCCGTGAGGATCCAATTCCAACGGCGTTGTGCGGTCCTGTCCGCTAATTTCTTCAGATGACCGATAAAGCCACCCTCCGCAAAAACGCCGAACAAACCCGTGCCGCGCTGGCCCGTCCGGAACATGGCGCGCGGCTGGCCGCTTTCGCGTCTGAACTCCCCATCTCCAGTGGCGTCGTCTCAGGCTATTGCGCTTGCCGCAGCGAAGCCGATCCCAAGGCCTTGATGGCGGCGCTGGCGTCGCGCGGGTTGCATCTGGCGTTGCCCGTGATTGTGCAGAAAGCCGCGCCGTTGCGCTTCCACCGCTGGCAAGAGGGCGATGAACTGGTGCTGCATCGTTTTGGTGTCGCCGAGCCGCTACCCACCGCCGACATCGTTGAGCCGGACGTTTTGCTGGTGCCGCTTCTGGCCTTTGACGATGCGGGCTACCGGCTTGGCTATGGCGGCGGCTTCTATGATCGCACGCTCGCCGCATTACGCGCCAAGAAGCCCATAACCGCGATCGGCATTGCTTATGCAGGCCAGCGTATCGACCACCTGCCAAGGGACGCCTATGACCAGCGTCTCGATGCGGTGCTGACGGAAGAAGGGCTGACGCGCTTCTAGAGCGCTTTCAGGAAAAGTGGACTGCCGGTTTTCCGTCCGAAAGCGCGAAAGTTGAAGAGTCTAGAGCACGCCCAGCGCGCCGAGATCTGCCTTCAGCTTATCCACGCCGGTGAAGAGCAGCGCCTTCAGGCCAAAGCCTTCGGCGGCGGCGATGTTGTTTTGGTTGTCATCGGTGAAAACGCACGCCTGCGGCGCCAGCCCCAGCCGCTTCACGCTAAGGGCGTAAATCTCCGGGTTGGGCTTGGTCAGGCCGACTTCGGCGGAGATCACGATATCGTCGAACAGCCGCTCCAGATCGTGCTTGGCCATCACCTGGCGCAGGAACGGGTTCATGGCGTTGGAGAGCAGCGCGGTACGCCGCTTGGCTTTGACCTCTTCGATCAGCGCCACCATCTCTGGGTTGATATTCACATGGGCCCAGAACTCCGCGTGAAGCTGGGCGGCGCTGGCGCCGGTGCGGGCCGCGAGCATTTCCAGCACCTGCGGCAGATCGAGATGGCCGAGATCGGCTTCCTCGACGATATCGGCTTTATAGGCCACCGCCTCTTCCGCGCTCATATAGCGGGGCAGCACGAAAGGCGTGATTTCCGAGCAGATCACCCCAAAAAAATCGAAAATGACGGCTTTCATGGCTCTTCCCATACCGCTGCGGTGGGGTCTCTGTAGCAGGTTTTTGTGGCGTGTGAGATGCGGGTTTTCAACGGCCCGGTGGGCTCTTGGCCAAATTTGTTGACGCAGGGCGGTGATCGCGCGCGGCGTGCGCGCCTTCTGGCGCAGATTTTGTAGCTTCAACGACGGATAACGGTTTCCCCAGCGCATCGCTGTGATAAGAAGCGATATGCGACTTTTGTTCATCGGCGACATCATCGGGCGCCCCGGTAGGGACGTCGTCACATCTGAACTCCCCCGGCTGAGAGACCTGCTCAAGACGGATTTCGTCATCGCCAACGCGGAAAACGCGGCGGGCGGTTTCGGCCTCACACGTCTGGTTGCGGACGAGCTTTTCTCCGCCGGTGTGGATTGCATCACCACCGGCAATCACTGGGCCGACCAGCGCGAGATCCTCTCCTTCATCGATGATGAGGACCGCATCCTCCGTCCTAGGAATTACCCCACGGGCGTGCCCGGCAAGGGCGCAGGCCTTTATGAAACCCGCAGCGGCCAGCACGTGCTGGTGTTGAATCTGATGGGCCGCGTCTTCATGGATGCGCTCGATGATCCTTTCGCCGCCGCCGAGGCTGAGCTGGGCGCCTGTCCTTTGGGCGTGGCCGCCGATGCGGTGGTGCTCGACATCCATGCTGAGGCCTCCTCCGAGAAGATGGCGATGGCCCATTTCTGCGATGGCCGCGCCAGCCTCGTCGTCGGCACCCACACCCATATCCCCACCGCCGATGCGCAAATTCTGCCCGGCGGCACCGCCTATCAATCCGATGCGGGCGGCTGCTGCGATTATGATTCCGTGATCGGCATGGAAAAATACGAGCCGGTGCAGCGCTTCATCCGCAAAATGCATGGCGGACGGTTCTCCCCGGCCTCTGGTCCTGCCACGCTCTGCGGCGTCTTCGTCGAAACCAATGCCCGCGGTCTCGCGGTGCGCGTCGAGCCCGTGCGCGTCGGCGGACGGTTGAAGCAGAGCATTCCGGAAGTGTGAGCGGGTGTTATTTCGCTGTCGTTTGATGCGCGGCGATCACGTCCAGGATCACTTTGTCGTCGATCATGGGATAGCCCGTCAGCGCGGGTCTTTCGCGTTCCAGTTCGTCGCGTGAAGTGATCACCTGCTTATAGAAAGCGCCATCGGCGGCATCCATCGCATCGAGCCCTTTATCGGCGTCGCTCAACAATTGGCGAAACCTTTCCCGCGTTGTTGCGCGCGACGCCAACGCCGGATTGGAAAGATCAACCGCAAGGGATTTGGCGCCATCGAGTGCGGTCGCGGTCGCTTTCAGTTTTCGATATTTGGAGACTTCGGCGGTGGTGAGTTTTGTAAGCTCGCCGAGATAGGCCGTGAGTGCTGCTTTTTCCGCATGGGGCAGGGTGGCTGCAGCGACCTGTTTGCCCGTCTCGGCCAAATGTTTGATCTGAGCTTCGCCGCGCCCAAGGATGGCTTCGTAAGAGCCTTTGCGGGCTTTGGTTTCGAAACTCAAAAGCGCGGTTGCGGTGGTGGAGATTTCCGCCACGGGCTGTTGCAACTTTTGCCGGGCTTCGGCGACTTCGCGGCGCCATTCCAGATAGCCGCCAACCGCCGTCGCGACGCCGATGGCGATCAAGATCAGCCCCAGCCCGTAAAGGCCCAGCTTCAGTTTGGAAACCATCCCCACGCCCTGCCACTACCCCGTCAGGTTTATAAACCGACCGCCCGCGAAGTACCAGATTGGCGCGCAATCCTGGTTACGCGCGCGCCTTTCACGCCCATGTCACGTGACCGCGCCCAAACGCCTCGATAGAATCGCCGCGCAATTTTCGCTGTTTCGAGGTTTCTCATGGAATATCGCCAGCTTGGCCGTTCCGGTTTCAAGGTTCCTGTTTTGACCCTCGGTACCGGCACCTTCGCCGGACGGGGCGAGTTTTTCGGCGCCTGGGGCTCCACCGATGTCGCGGAAGCAACCCGCCTGATCGACATTTGTTTGGAGCACGGCCTCACCATGTTCGATAGCGCCGATGGCTATTCGGCGGGCGGTGCGGAAGAGGTGCTCGGCGCCGCCGTGAAGGGCCGCCGCGACAAGGTGTTGATCTCGACCAAAGCCACCTTTCCGATGGGCGATGGCCCCAACGATGTCGGTTCTTCGCGCTATCATTTGACCCGCGCGGTGGATGCCTCACTGAAACGCCTCGGCACCGATTACATCGATCTCTTCCAGCTGCACGCTTTCGACGCCGTGACGCCGATTGAAGAGGTGCTATCCACGCTTGATGATCTCGTGCGCGCCGGTAAGATTCTTTACACCGGCATTTCCAATTTCTCCGGCTGGCAGGTGATGAAATCCCTCGGCTTGGCTGAGAAATACGGCTTCCCGCGTTATGTCGCCAACCAGACCTATTACTCGCTGATTGGGCGCGATTACGAATGGGAGTTGATGCCGCTCGGCCTGGATCAGGGTATTGGCGCGGTGGTGTGGAGTCCCTTGGGCTGGGGCCGCCTCACCGGCAAGCTTCGCCGTGGCGTTCCCGTGCCTGCCGAGAGCCGCCTGCACAAGACCGCCGATATGGGTCCGCCGGTCGAGGATGAATATCTCTATCGTGTGGTCGATGCGCTGGATGAAGTCGCCAAGGAAACGGGCAAGACCATTCCGCAGATCGCACTCAATTGGGTGCTGCAACGCCCGACCGTGTCGACCGTGATCATCGGCGCGCGCAACGAGCAGCAGCTGCGCGATAATCTCGGCGCGGTGGGCTGGAATCTCACCAAGGAACAGATCGCTAAGCTCGATGCGGCGAGCGAAACCACGCCGGTCTATCCCTATTGGCACCAGCGCGGCACCTTCCAGTCCCGCAATCCCAAGCCTGTGTAAGAGACCGCGCGTCCCCGTCAGGGCGCGCGCTTTTCTTTCGCCAGCGCGGTCTCGAAATCGCGCTCGCTCGCCGCGACATAGGCGGGCAGCGCCTCTGGGGCGATGAAGGGGTTTGGCGCGCCCATTTTGCGGCGTTGGGATTTGTCTATCTCTCCCGCAATGTCTTGATGTTCCGTCAGCAGAATATCGGCGGAGAGCGATTTCAGCTTGGCGAAGCTCTTTCGGTAATCCTGGGTGATCGAAGGATAGGTCGGCGTGCCCGCGATGGGGTTGCCGCCGGTCGAAAGGCTTCCGGCGAACAGCACCAGATGCGGCTCGCCATTTTCAACGATCTTCATCGTCCAGCTTAAATTGCCCGGCGTGTGGCCGGGGGTGAGATGCGCGGTCAAGGTCACGCCGCCAAAGGAAAGCGCCTCGCCATCGCCGATCACACAGTCCACCTTGACCGGCGTGAAAGGGATCGGCGCGCTCGGCCCGAAGGTGATGCGTCCCGCTTCCAGAAAAGGCTTGTCCGCCGCGCTCGCCACGATCCGGGCGCCGGTGTCCTTTTGGAGCTGCGCCAAGCCGCCGACATGATCGAAATGGGCGTGTCCGGCTAAAAGCAGCTTCACATCGCCGAGCTTGAAACTAAGCTTTTGAATATTGGCTTCGATCAGCGGCACGGATTCCGGCAAGCCCTGGTCGATCAGGATCAGGCCTTGGCGGGTTTTGATTAGATGAACCGAAAGCCCCGCCGTGCCGACGTAATAGACCGGTCCGATGATATGAAACGGCTCCGCCGGTTTGTTCCAGGCGATGCGGTCTTTGGCGAAAGGTGCCTCGGCAGCCGCCGGTAAGATAA encodes:
- a CDS encoding HAD family hydrolase — protein: MKAVIFDFFGVICSEITPFVLPRYMSAEEAVAYKADIVEEADLGHLDLPQVLEMLAARTGASAAQLHAEFWAHVNINPEMVALIEEVKAKRRTALLSNAMNPFLRQVMAKHDLERLFDDIVISAEVGLTKPNPEIYALSVKRLGLAPQACVFTDDNQNNIAAAEGFGLKALLFTGVDKLKADLGALGVL
- a CDS encoding aldo/keto reductase, giving the protein MEYRQLGRSGFKVPVLTLGTGTFAGRGEFFGAWGSTDVAEATRLIDICLEHGLTMFDSADGYSAGGAEEVLGAAVKGRRDKVLISTKATFPMGDGPNDVGSSRYHLTRAVDASLKRLGTDYIDLFQLHAFDAVTPIEEVLSTLDDLVRAGKILYTGISNFSGWQVMKSLGLAEKYGFPRYVANQTYYSLIGRDYEWELMPLGLDQGIGAVVWSPLGWGRLTGKLRRGVPVPAESRLHKTADMGPPVEDEYLYRVVDALDEVAKETGKTIPQIALNWVLQRPTVSTVIIGARNEQQLRDNLGAVGWNLTKEQIAKLDAASETTPVYPYWHQRGTFQSRNPKPV
- the bla gene encoding subclass B3 metallo-beta-lactamase; protein product: MKFLAAAFALAALILPAAAEAPFAKDRIAWNKPAEPFHIIGPVYYVGTAGLSVHLIKTRQGLILIDQGLPESVPLIEANIQKLSFKLGDVKLLLAGHAHFDHVGGLAQLQKDTGARIVASAADKPFLEAGRITFGPSAPIPFTPVKVDCVIGDGEALSFGGVTLTAHLTPGHTPGNLSWTMKIVENGEPHLVLFAGSLSTGGNPIAGTPTYPSITQDYRKSFAKLKSLSADILLTEHQDIAGEIDKSQRRKMGAPNPFIAPEALPAYVAASERDFETALAKEKRAP
- a CDS encoding 5-formyltetrahydrofolate cyclo-ligase gives rise to the protein MTDKATLRKNAEQTRAALARPEHGARLAAFASELPISSGVVSGYCACRSEADPKALMAALASRGLHLALPVIVQKAAPLRFHRWQEGDELVLHRFGVAEPLPTADIVEPDVLLVPLLAFDDAGYRLGYGGGFYDRTLAALRAKKPITAIGIAYAGQRIDHLPRDAYDQRLDAVLTEEGLTRF
- a CDS encoding TIGR00282 family metallophosphoesterase gives rise to the protein MRLLFIGDIIGRPGRDVVTSELPRLRDLLKTDFVIANAENAAGGFGLTRLVADELFSAGVDCITTGNHWADQREILSFIDDEDRILRPRNYPTGVPGKGAGLYETRSGQHVLVLNLMGRVFMDALDDPFAAAEAELGACPLGVAADAVVLDIHAEASSEKMAMAHFCDGRASLVVGTHTHIPTADAQILPGGTAYQSDAGGCCDYDSVIGMEKYEPVQRFIRKMHGGRFSPASGPATLCGVFVETNARGLAVRVEPVRVGGRLKQSIPEV